In Ferrimicrobium sp., the following are encoded in one genomic region:
- a CDS encoding class I SAM-dependent methyltransferase has product MKANQRWWNERAPLHARAPFYQIDELKNGVSLLDDFEVTEFEIGQAHSLVHLQCHIGTDTIAWARRGLHVTGLDFSQSAIDEATQIANACAIASRWVRAHVYDAVSALGETYDIVDTGKGALTWLHDIDRWAEVVTQLLNPDGRLYLVEFHPIAWTLDAENWSIVTDYFASEPVIEHEPQGSSAVPNVETRWNTTAQWQHTVGDIISAVAKAGLRLDWFHEFPFTRFALADNVERTYDGGIYYPPADTPRLPLMLSLCGTKISQ; this is encoded by the coding sequence GTGAAGGCGAACCAGCGTTGGTGGAATGAGCGCGCACCATTGCACGCCAGGGCCCCGTTCTACCAGATTGACGAACTCAAGAACGGTGTCTCCTTGCTTGACGATTTTGAGGTCACTGAGTTCGAGATCGGTCAGGCCCACTCCCTCGTCCATCTCCAGTGCCACATTGGAACGGATACGATTGCTTGGGCCCGTCGCGGTCTTCACGTTACCGGCCTGGACTTCTCGCAGTCCGCAATCGATGAGGCCACCCAGATTGCCAACGCCTGTGCAATAGCGTCGAGGTGGGTCAGGGCCCATGTCTACGATGCCGTCTCGGCACTCGGCGAGACCTATGATATCGTCGATACCGGCAAAGGTGCGCTCACATGGCTCCACGACATCGACCGGTGGGCCGAGGTGGTGACACAACTGCTCAATCCAGACGGCCGACTCTACCTCGTCGAATTCCACCCGATCGCCTGGACACTCGACGCCGAGAACTGGTCGATCGTGACTGACTACTTCGCCAGCGAGCCGGTGATCGAACACGAGCCACAAGGCAGCTCTGCCGTTCCCAACGTCGAGACCAGATGGAACACCACGGCCCAGTGGCAACACACCGTAGGAGACATCATCTCAGCGGTCGCCAAAGCGGGACTGCGCTTGGACTGGTTCCACGAATTTCCCTTTACTCGCTTTGCCCTGGCCGACAACGTCGAACGAACATACGATGGCGGCATCTATTACCCACCCGCTGACACGCCTCGGCTTCCTCTCATGCTTTCACTTTGCGGCACGAAAATCAGCCAATAG
- a CDS encoding metallophosphoesterase yields the protein MTRIVHVSDLHFELAPERLRPGVKQVLDRSAALLRAAEPDLLVVTGDLASYGCFDRDQLHGVRRWLDGLGLEYLVVPGNHDLSANQRRGTAYPIMETYEPVAWERTNFAQAFGQGPMVKRTLGPATVLGIGLRAGDPDASLVQLASELDALRGPALVLGHYPLCVTKDQGVLASFGYQGYIEGERDRLLAMLQGQPLVRGYLCGHVHAQTVTALGEDLYQFSAGSLGLGASAGWIIDLTAERLEVRSIRGAGPERFWPDDLCGGLDPLDYHLWCDAEPMVLSLAH from the coding sequence ATGACGCGAATCGTACATGTCTCTGATCTTCATTTTGAGTTGGCACCGGAGCGCCTGCGACCAGGGGTAAAGCAGGTGCTGGATCGATCGGCGGCACTGCTGAGGGCCGCTGAACCGGATCTGTTGGTCGTGACTGGTGATCTCGCGAGTTACGGTTGCTTCGACCGCGACCAGCTCCATGGCGTTCGTCGGTGGTTGGATGGCCTCGGTCTCGAGTATCTGGTGGTGCCAGGCAACCATGACCTCTCGGCAAATCAGCGTCGCGGCACGGCCTATCCGATCATGGAGACCTATGAGCCAGTTGCTTGGGAAAGGACGAACTTTGCCCAAGCCTTTGGCCAGGGACCCATGGTCAAGCGGACGTTGGGTCCCGCTACCGTTCTTGGCATCGGATTGCGTGCTGGAGATCCGGATGCGAGCTTGGTCCAGCTGGCTAGCGAACTCGACGCCTTGCGTGGCCCGGCGTTGGTCCTTGGGCATTACCCGTTGTGTGTCACCAAGGATCAGGGAGTACTGGCGAGCTTTGGCTATCAGGGGTACATCGAGGGAGAGCGGGATCGGTTGCTGGCGATGTTGCAGGGCCAACCGTTGGTCCGGGGCTATCTCTGTGGCCACGTACATGCCCAGACGGTGACTGCTCTTGGTGAGGATCTCTATCAATTCAGTGCCGGAAGTCTTGGCCTTGGAGCGAGCGCCGGTTGGATCATCGATCTCACCGCCGAGCGACTCGAGGTTCGTTCGATTCGCGGTGCTGGCCCGGAGCGATTCTGGCCCGATGACCTCTGTGGTGGACTGGATCCGCTGGACTACCACCTGTGGTGTGATGCTGAACCGATGGTGCTGTCGCTCGCTCACTAG
- a CDS encoding amidase, whose amino-acid sequence MGEDEFWRYDATGLAELITSKQASAVEVVDAAIARIEQLNPVVNAVIADRFDRAHDEALRGCAGPFAGVPLLLKDLGAAQEGESFWLGSAVLRKADYRARVTSYYVESLINAGFVVLGRTNAPEFGTNITTEPVSTGVTRNPWALEYSSGGSSGGSGAAVAIGMVPVAQGSDGGGSIRFPASYCGLVGLKPSRGRVSKGPLAGDGWAGSTIDGALTRTIRDAAGVLDVMSGYRCGDPYAAPAFARPLTEEVGREFGSLRIGVLDHPLLQAATADPVVTQAVRRIADLLSEYGHQVVDAWPAALAEEEFQTRFVDVVKGSIAQQLRSIERMLGREVSLDEIESDNRVFVELGRKLPAHRYIESVDWLQSYARRVASFFEIDGYDLLITPVAPRLPPRLGYLSDPRHGLDRQLEFLGFTGQFNVSGQPTISLPLAMSDQEPRLPIGIQLVAAYGREDLLIRVGSWFESALAWADRWPSLAQEG is encoded by the coding sequence GTGGGCGAAGACGAATTTTGGCGCTACGACGCAACTGGACTGGCCGAGCTTATCACGTCGAAACAGGCGAGCGCCGTCGAGGTCGTTGACGCCGCGATTGCGCGCATCGAGCAGCTAAATCCCGTCGTGAATGCCGTGATCGCGGATCGGTTTGACCGTGCACATGACGAGGCCTTGCGAGGTTGTGCGGGTCCGTTTGCCGGTGTCCCGCTGCTGCTCAAGGATCTGGGAGCTGCCCAGGAGGGTGAGTCGTTTTGGTTGGGCTCGGCGGTGTTGCGCAAGGCTGACTACCGGGCTCGGGTGACGAGCTACTACGTGGAATCGCTCATCAACGCTGGATTTGTCGTCCTTGGCCGCACGAACGCCCCGGAGTTTGGCACCAACATCACGACAGAACCCGTCTCCACCGGAGTGACGCGTAACCCATGGGCGCTCGAGTACTCCTCGGGTGGGTCCTCGGGTGGCTCCGGGGCAGCGGTAGCGATTGGTATGGTGCCGGTGGCCCAAGGGAGTGACGGCGGTGGATCGATCCGATTCCCAGCGAGCTACTGTGGACTAGTGGGGCTCAAGCCCTCCCGTGGCCGAGTCTCAAAGGGTCCTCTCGCCGGTGATGGTTGGGCCGGATCGACGATCGATGGTGCGTTGACACGAACGATCCGGGACGCGGCAGGGGTACTCGATGTGATGTCTGGTTATCGATGTGGTGATCCGTACGCGGCACCGGCTTTCGCTCGTCCGCTCACCGAGGAGGTCGGGCGTGAGTTTGGATCGCTGCGTATCGGGGTGCTCGATCACCCGCTGCTTCAAGCTGCGACCGCCGATCCCGTGGTAACCCAGGCGGTGCGACGCATCGCGGATCTACTGAGTGAGTACGGTCATCAGGTGGTCGATGCCTGGCCTGCGGCGTTGGCGGAGGAGGAGTTTCAGACACGCTTTGTCGATGTTGTGAAGGGGTCGATTGCCCAGCAGTTGCGCTCGATCGAGCGCATGCTCGGTCGGGAGGTATCGCTCGATGAGATCGAGTCGGACAACCGTGTCTTCGTCGAACTCGGCCGAAAGCTGCCAGCCCATCGTTATATCGAGTCGGTCGACTGGCTCCAATCCTATGCCCGTAGGGTGGCCAGCTTCTTTGAGATCGACGGCTATGACCTGCTCATAACGCCGGTTGCGCCCCGCCTTCCTCCGCGTCTCGGTTATCTGAGCGATCCACGGCATGGTCTGGATCGACAGCTGGAGTTCCTGGGCTTCACCGGTCAGTTCAACGTATCTGGCCAACCGACGATTTCGTTGCCACTCGCCATGTCCGATCAGGAGCCGCGTCTGCCGATCGGCATCCAGTTGGTGGCTGCCTACGGCCGAGAGGATCTCTTGATCCGGGTGGGCTCGTGGTTTGAATCGGCTCTCGCGTGGGCGGATCGGTGGCCATCGCTTGCGCAGGAGGGCTGA
- a CDS encoding MFS transporter produces MADQSKSEQVVSTIFAPADEVQANRFHARMMFTTGMGVFTDGYSLSSIAIVLPLVLASFGRQSLTGLQSSFLTGSALAGMALGAIVFGILGNHGRKRYYGLDVIVMAITALAQAFVPGVAWLIAVRFLFGIGAGADYVLSPTIMGEHANRKSRGKMMIVGFGVSWITGAIAAGLISLACHGLGFSDGATWRIVLAAGALPALTVIYLRRRLPETARFMARVKGDPEATRAVLREVNAEEAIKADLKGVRLLDGNRLGFYFRRNARAILVSCLLWFMFDIIGYSSGLYGPTLIAKSLGLSPEVFTLISYGAFSIPSLLIAAWLSDRWGRRPMTVRWSLISAVALVIFGAYRGSVVIMAPAIGLALLGLFSVTNGIASAVPTSGMNGVELAPTKIRTVVQGLTVASGRIGATLTAFVFPALFAHFGESVAIYVLAGVTVVAAGVALFIPEASQRTLEQASDEEVDRTLVRS; encoded by the coding sequence ATGGCGGATCAATCGAAATCTGAGCAGGTAGTATCAACGATCTTTGCACCCGCAGACGAGGTTCAAGCGAACCGATTCCACGCGCGGATGATGTTCACGACTGGCATGGGAGTTTTTACCGATGGCTATAGCCTCTCGTCGATCGCCATTGTCTTGCCGCTCGTGCTGGCGAGCTTTGGCCGGCAGTCATTGACCGGATTACAGTCATCATTCCTGACTGGTTCTGCGCTCGCCGGTATGGCGCTTGGGGCCATTGTGTTTGGAATCTTGGGCAACCATGGTCGCAAGCGCTACTACGGGCTCGACGTCATCGTCATGGCGATCACCGCTCTGGCTCAGGCTTTCGTGCCCGGTGTTGCTTGGCTCATTGCGGTCCGCTTTCTCTTTGGTATCGGCGCAGGGGCTGACTATGTGCTGTCACCGACCATTATGGGAGAGCACGCCAACCGCAAGAGCCGTGGCAAGATGATGATCGTCGGTTTTGGAGTTTCGTGGATTACCGGAGCAATCGCGGCAGGTCTCATCTCGCTGGCGTGTCACGGACTTGGCTTCTCTGACGGAGCGACGTGGCGTATCGTGCTCGCAGCAGGCGCACTCCCCGCCCTCACCGTGATCTATCTTCGTCGTCGTCTCCCCGAGACGGCTCGCTTTATGGCTCGCGTGAAGGGAGATCCTGAGGCCACCCGCGCAGTGTTGCGAGAGGTCAATGCCGAGGAGGCCATCAAGGCTGATCTCAAAGGAGTCAGGCTGCTCGATGGCAACCGACTTGGGTTCTACTTCCGCCGAAACGCCCGCGCCATCCTCGTCTCTTGTCTGCTGTGGTTCATGTTCGATATCATCGGTTACTCGAGTGGACTCTATGGCCCGACGTTGATCGCAAAGAGCCTTGGCCTGAGCCCCGAGGTCTTTACCTTGATCAGCTACGGTGCCTTCTCCATTCCGTCGCTGTTGATCGCGGCGTGGCTGTCTGATCGTTGGGGCCGTCGTCCGATGACGGTGCGCTGGTCGCTGATCTCCGCCGTCGCCCTTGTCATCTTCGGGGCGTATCGAGGGTCGGTTGTCATCATGGCTCCCGCGATCGGGCTCGCCCTGTTGGGGTTGTTTAGCGTGACCAACGGGATCGCCAGTGCTGTCCCTACCAGCGGGATGAACGGAGTCGAGTTGGCACCAACCAAGATCCGAACCGTTGTCCAGGGCCTTACGGTTGCCAGTGGAAGAATCGGCGCCACCTTGACCGCCTTCGTCTTCCCTGCACTCTTTGCTCACTTTGGTGAGTCGGTGGCAATCTACGTGCTCGCAGGTGTCACGGTCGTTGCCGCTGGCGTGGCGCTGTTTATCCCAGAGGCCAGCCAGCGCACGCTTGAGCAAGCCAGTGACGAGGAGGTCGATCGGACGCTCGTGCGCTCCTAG
- a CDS encoding tyrosine-protein phosphatase — translation MNERQRWMQLDGAANVRDLGGYSTGRGGVVQLGQLYRGDSPHRLSAADLDQLSRVGIRTRIDLRRHDEVERFGSGPLSGLAGVTMHAPLRATLTREGNAQRSLEELYRAYLLESGYELASCVRLLADPCHRPALFHCYAGKDRTGVLAALLLSVLGVPNELIVADYVATARAREHFWALAEDELRQSVAPGESFSVDSPALSANPQTMEGLLAWIEVEYGSAEAYLVGVGVAPSILDRLRDQLVDG, via the coding sequence ATGAATGAACGACAACGGTGGATGCAGCTTGACGGTGCGGCCAACGTTCGTGACCTCGGAGGTTATTCCACAGGACGAGGGGGAGTGGTCCAGTTAGGTCAGCTCTACCGGGGGGATTCGCCACATCGCTTGAGTGCAGCGGACCTTGATCAGCTCAGCCGCGTTGGAATCCGTACCCGTATCGACCTTCGACGTCACGACGAGGTCGAGCGCTTTGGCAGTGGTCCATTGAGTGGCCTGGCAGGGGTGACGATGCACGCTCCGTTGCGTGCGACATTGACCAGGGAGGGTAACGCTCAACGTTCACTCGAAGAGCTTTACCGTGCGTACCTGCTCGAGAGTGGTTACGAACTCGCGAGTTGCGTGCGCTTGCTGGCCGATCCTTGTCATCGACCTGCGCTCTTTCACTGCTATGCCGGCAAGGATCGCACCGGCGTTCTTGCGGCGCTGCTGCTATCGGTTCTTGGCGTGCCAAACGAGCTGATCGTCGCCGATTATGTGGCAACGGCCCGCGCGAGGGAACACTTTTGGGCGCTCGCCGAGGACGAGTTGCGCCAATCGGTGGCTCCCGGTGAGTCGTTCTCGGTTGACTCGCCTGCCCTGTCTGCCAACCCACAGACGATGGAGGGGCTTTTGGCCTGGATCGAGGTCGAGTACGGCTCAGCCGAGGCCTATCTGGTTGGTGTCGGGGTTGCACCGTCAATCCTCGATCGACTTCGAGATCAGCTGGTTGACGGGTGA
- a CDS encoding M20 family metallopeptidase, protein MQPSEPQKLLAHLDTDGLIHFVQRLVQLRSVNDPMVRATEAAAAQAVIELAQSFGWHPIVDYVQPGRPNVIIELHGERPGPNLIFEGHTDVVSEGDGNLWSFDPYGGEIVDGQLRGRGSADMKSGLGAMLFAARALELSGELTGSLTLAALVDEEELMLGVKDFVAKGYANGAIGAIVCEPEAGEVCITQKGAIRLEVRFHGRIAHGAMPTKGINPIAAIGSILAFAQETEQALQQEYGSDPQLGAISITPTVLAAGSRVQLNLTPPTATADFDIRTTPALDHRALIEAFDRQVQSIAASLGARGEIEVIDDRPPTSIDAETPLVRAVVGAHTEVYGTKPAYGGVPGTTDGTILVRDAHLPVVVYGPGGKWIAHQADEYVEVDDIIRAAKVYLLAAHTLLNADLSQSS, encoded by the coding sequence ATGCAACCATCTGAGCCACAAAAACTCCTTGCCCACCTCGACACCGACGGGCTGATCCACTTTGTCCAACGTCTCGTGCAGCTTCGAAGCGTCAACGACCCTATGGTTAGGGCGACCGAAGCGGCCGCGGCACAAGCGGTCATCGAACTTGCGCAAAGCTTTGGTTGGCATCCCATCGTCGACTACGTCCAACCAGGAAGACCGAACGTGATCATCGAACTGCACGGCGAGCGGCCGGGACCCAACCTCATCTTCGAGGGTCACACTGACGTCGTCTCGGAGGGCGACGGAAATCTATGGAGCTTCGATCCTTACGGCGGTGAGATCGTCGACGGACAGCTTCGAGGACGTGGCTCCGCCGACATGAAGAGCGGTCTTGGAGCCATGCTCTTCGCAGCACGGGCCCTTGAACTCAGTGGGGAACTCACGGGCTCACTCACGCTTGCAGCCCTCGTCGATGAGGAGGAGTTGATGCTCGGTGTCAAGGACTTCGTAGCCAAGGGCTATGCCAACGGTGCCATTGGGGCGATTGTTTGTGAACCTGAGGCCGGCGAAGTCTGTATCACGCAAAAGGGCGCCATTCGGCTCGAGGTTCGTTTTCATGGTCGCATCGCCCATGGAGCGATGCCAACGAAGGGTATCAATCCAATTGCCGCTATCGGTAGCATCCTCGCCTTCGCCCAGGAAACCGAGCAGGCGCTACAGCAAGAATATGGGAGTGATCCCCAGCTTGGGGCGATCTCGATCACCCCAACCGTCTTGGCCGCGGGATCCCGGGTCCAGCTCAACCTGACGCCGCCCACGGCGACAGCAGATTTCGACATTCGGACCACCCCTGCGCTCGACCACCGTGCACTCATCGAGGCCTTCGATCGACAGGTGCAATCGATCGCCGCCAGTCTTGGAGCCCGAGGGGAGATCGAGGTAATCGATGATCGCCCGCCAACGTCGATCGATGCTGAGACACCGCTCGTTCGGGCAGTGGTGGGCGCACACACCGAGGTTTATGGCACCAAACCGGCCTACGGAGGTGTGCCTGGTACGACCGATGGGACCATTCTCGTGCGAGATGCCCACCTACCCGTCGTGGTCTATGGGCCAGGGGGCAAGTGGATCGCTCACCAAGCAGACGAGTACGTCGAGGTTGATGACATCATCAGAGCCGCCAAGGTTTACCTGCTAGCCGCGCACACGCTACTCAACGCAGATTTGAGCCAGAGTTCGTAG
- a CDS encoding SDR family oxidoreductase has product MEDLGRLFDLTGQRALIIGAASGIGAASAQGLAAFGAQVWCADIDDQALERNLAEIPDARLLHFDVADPHASTRVLAEVGTPDIVVTTPAINVRKRLSEVTDEEFDRVIEINLKGNFRVMRDFGRAMAQNGGGSIIAFSSIRAQVVEPGQGVYAATKAGVLQMLRVLAAELGPQGVRANAIAPGVVETPLTSQIKNNQAWYEAYRNKTMLGRWAQPTEMVGAVVFLASQASSYVTGSYLVVDGGWLAADGRFDPPA; this is encoded by the coding sequence ATGGAGGACTTAGGACGGTTATTTGATCTCACAGGACAACGGGCGCTCATCATCGGAGCAGCGAGTGGCATTGGCGCCGCCTCAGCACAGGGCTTGGCGGCCTTTGGGGCTCAAGTGTGGTGCGCAGACATTGACGATCAGGCGCTTGAGCGCAACCTTGCCGAGATCCCCGATGCCCGATTGCTTCACTTTGATGTAGCAGATCCTCATGCCTCGACGCGAGTTCTCGCCGAGGTTGGCACTCCAGATATCGTCGTCACGACGCCGGCGATCAACGTTCGCAAACGGTTGTCCGAGGTGACCGATGAGGAGTTTGATCGGGTGATCGAGATCAACCTGAAGGGTAATTTTCGTGTGATGCGCGACTTTGGGCGCGCAATGGCTCAGAACGGTGGAGGAAGCATTATCGCCTTCTCAAGCATTCGAGCCCAGGTCGTGGAGCCAGGGCAGGGTGTCTACGCGGCGACCAAGGCAGGCGTGCTACAGATGCTTCGTGTGTTGGCGGCAGAGCTCGGGCCACAAGGTGTTCGCGCAAATGCCATTGCTCCTGGAGTCGTGGAGACGCCACTGACCTCCCAGATCAAGAACAACCAGGCCTGGTACGAGGCCTATCGAAACAAGACCATGCTTGGTCGTTGGGCACAGCCCACGGAGATGGTAGGGGCGGTCGTGTTCCTCGCCTCGCAAGCCTCCTCCTATGTCACCGGCTCCTATTTGGTGGTCGATGGGGGCTGGCTCGCGGCTGATGGACGCTTTGACCCTCCAGCCTGA
- a CDS encoding ABC transporter substrate-binding protein — translation MASSLRHLAKASVLVASGALMLSACGSSSSTTSSTAKSTPLQTLTIGSSNVFPPTLNPTANASQAIDEVIDYNVLQHLVQLAPNGSIVPVLASSYTVSDANKVYTFTIRKGVKFSNGNPLTPADVVFSMKRVYAPGSTYPYGKIFDVSSVRQVGADQVQVTLTTPSWNWLYDLAAYSNGVILDPSTISTMATDPVGTGPFKVTGEVSNYSVTLARNNQYWGYKPHVSGVVFRYFSNADALNAALESGQVNMIDNLSAPSDATLFKSNPKYKVVSSLTNGKVQLTLNNAYGPLRNKLVRQAILYATDRKAIMDAASGGYGLIDGTDSVPADPYYIDLASEYPYNVTKAKQLMAQAGYSKGFSLQLILPPYFYAKLAAPLIVSELGAINIKVSVSTIDFPLWISQVFEGGDFQATIIDQAEGRDVSNYGTTGYYWHYAKTPQVAAELSAANAAPTKAQWIAGYRKVLKQITGDAVNDWLYIAPFITVIDKDIVGIPTTAYTESYNLSYVGIGGTIPASAKQLGYLS, via the coding sequence ATGGCTAGTTCGCTTCGACATCTCGCAAAGGCATCGGTCTTAGTAGCAAGTGGAGCTCTGATGCTTTCGGCCTGTGGATCATCGAGTTCAACAACCTCATCAACGGCGAAGAGTACGCCGCTCCAGACGCTCACCATCGGATCGTCAAACGTTTTCCCCCCGACGCTCAACCCAACCGCCAACGCCTCACAGGCTATTGATGAGGTGATCGATTACAACGTGTTGCAACACCTGGTTCAGTTGGCACCCAACGGCTCAATCGTTCCCGTCCTCGCCAGCTCCTACACCGTGAGCGATGCCAACAAGGTTTACACCTTTACCATCCGCAAAGGTGTCAAATTTTCCAACGGCAACCCACTCACGCCTGCCGATGTCGTCTTTAGCATGAAGCGCGTCTATGCGCCAGGCTCTACCTACCCGTACGGGAAGATCTTCGACGTCTCTTCGGTGCGCCAAGTTGGCGCTGACCAGGTCCAGGTGACGCTGACGACGCCGAGCTGGAACTGGCTCTATGACCTAGCCGCCTATTCCAACGGTGTCATTCTCGACCCTTCGACCATCTCTACCATGGCCACCGATCCGGTTGGGACCGGGCCATTTAAGGTCACAGGAGAGGTCTCGAACTACTCGGTCACCCTCGCGCGGAACAATCAGTACTGGGGTTACAAACCACATGTGTCTGGCGTCGTTTTTCGCTACTTCTCCAACGCCGACGCGCTGAATGCCGCGCTTGAAAGTGGTCAGGTAAACATGATCGACAACCTCTCTGCGCCGTCGGACGCGACACTGTTTAAATCAAACCCCAAGTACAAGGTCGTATCCAGCCTGACCAACGGCAAGGTTCAGCTCACCTTGAACAACGCCTATGGCCCGCTGCGCAACAAACTGGTACGTCAAGCCATATTGTATGCAACCGACCGCAAGGCGATCATGGATGCCGCCTCCGGCGGCTACGGCCTGATCGACGGGACCGACAGTGTGCCAGCAGACCCGTACTACATCGATCTTGCCAGTGAATACCCTTACAACGTCACGAAGGCAAAGCAGCTCATGGCCCAGGCGGGCTATTCTAAAGGGTTCTCGCTTCAACTGATCTTGCCACCGTATTTCTACGCCAAGCTCGCCGCTCCACTGATCGTCTCCGAATTAGGCGCGATCAACATCAAGGTCAGCGTGTCAACCATCGACTTCCCACTGTGGATCTCACAGGTCTTTGAGGGTGGCGATTTTCAGGCAACGATCATCGATCAGGCGGAGGGCCGGGACGTCTCAAACTACGGCACCACCGGTTACTACTGGCACTATGCCAAGACACCGCAAGTCGCTGCAGAACTCTCCGCCGCAAACGCTGCGCCCACCAAGGCTCAGTGGATCGCGGGCTACCGCAAGGTCCTGAAACAGATCACCGGCGATGCCGTCAACGACTGGCTCTACATAGCCCCATTCATCACGGTCATCGATAAGGACATCGTAGGAATCCCAACGACGGCCTACACCGAGTCCTATAATCTGTCCTACGTTGGTATCGGTGGGACAATTCCAGCATCGGCAAAGCAGCTCGGCTATCTCAGTTGA
- a CDS encoding ABC transporter permease — protein sequence MQVGDLSAPSVAVRRQSGQPHELRRFLLRRILTLIVTLWLASMLVFVVLNILPGKPAQVILGTQATPSSVAALTAKLGLNRPLVDQYLHWIHGLITFNLGNSYISAQPIAPVIGAALAVTGPLVLAGLLVGLVIAIPLGITSALKHTRRSGIILSGLAQIGIAVPNFVLGILFIIVFAVDLKVLPASGFTTWSTSVTGALESLVLPAIALGLVEGAILARYIRASVIEVLRADYLRTARAKGLRPNQALVRHGLRNASIPVLTVFGLELSGLIIGAVVIEAVFTLPGLGSLLLSSVANRDLITVQDIVMLVASTVLVVNTVVDILYRVIDPRMGLRS from the coding sequence GTGCAGGTTGGTGACCTGAGCGCTCCGTCGGTCGCCGTTCGACGCCAGTCGGGTCAGCCCCATGAACTCCGGCGATTCCTTCTTCGGCGCATTCTCACGCTGATCGTCACGCTCTGGTTGGCGTCGATGCTGGTGTTTGTGGTCCTCAACATCTTGCCCGGCAAGCCGGCCCAAGTTATCCTGGGGACACAAGCGACCCCAAGTTCGGTCGCTGCCCTCACCGCGAAGTTGGGGCTCAACCGACCATTAGTCGATCAGTATCTTCATTGGATCCACGGTCTTATCACCTTCAACCTCGGGAACTCCTACATATCAGCTCAACCGATTGCACCGGTCATCGGAGCCGCCCTCGCAGTGACAGGGCCGCTTGTGTTGGCGGGCCTTCTCGTTGGTCTCGTCATCGCGATACCACTTGGGATCACGAGTGCGCTGAAACACACACGGCGTTCGGGGATCATCCTTTCTGGTCTTGCACAGATTGGCATCGCGGTCCCGAACTTTGTGCTGGGCATTCTCTTCATCATCGTCTTTGCCGTCGATCTCAAGGTACTACCCGCTAGCGGGTTCACCACCTGGTCAACGAGCGTGACCGGTGCCTTGGAGTCGCTGGTGTTGCCGGCCATCGCCCTCGGTCTCGTCGAGGGAGCGATCTTGGCCCGCTACATTCGAGCCTCGGTCATCGAGGTGCTGCGCGCCGATTACCTGCGTACCGCCAGAGCCAAGGGCCTGCGGCCCAACCAGGCGCTCGTTCGCCATGGCTTGCGCAACGCGTCGATTCCGGTCCTCACGGTGTTTGGTCTTGAACTCTCCGGGCTGATCATCGGAGCCGTGGTCATCGAGGCAGTCTTTACGCTCCCAGGTCTTGGGAGTCTTCTGCTTTCTAGCGTTGCGAACCGCGATCTCATCACGGTTCAAGACATCGTCATGCTGGTCGCGAGCACGGTGCTCGTGGTCAATACCGTCGTCGACATACTGTATCGGGTCATAGACCCGCGGATGGGGCTACGATCTTGA
- a CDS encoding ABC transporter permease produces the protein MIEQPHKHRLRLGALGPSATIGAVIIGVVVLVAIVSIWWTPYGPLAVNTSAEFLRPSLAHPLGTDQYGRDVLSRLMKGTQLTLLSSLGAVIIALAIGVPAGLIAGFKRGVTGEVIMRGADLLYSFPALLAAITLVAAFGASTLTATLAIGIASIPVFVRVTRSTTLSVLSNDYVLAARAYGRSNFQIARRHVLPNIMGVLVAQIALLLSITILAVAALSYLGLGTPPPAPTWGGMLESAQSYLYQDPLLALWPGLAIAITVFGLNALGDGVRDLLDPMLRGRS, from the coding sequence GTGATCGAACAGCCACACAAGCATCGCCTTCGGCTTGGTGCCCTTGGCCCAAGCGCAACCATCGGCGCGGTCATCATCGGCGTAGTCGTCCTTGTTGCTATCGTCTCGATCTGGTGGACGCCCTATGGCCCCTTGGCCGTGAACACCAGCGCAGAATTTTTGCGCCCGAGCCTTGCCCATCCCTTGGGCACCGACCAGTACGGCCGCGATGTCCTCTCACGATTGATGAAAGGAACACAGCTCACCTTGCTTTCGAGCCTCGGCGCGGTCATCATCGCCTTGGCCATTGGAGTACCGGCCGGTCTCATCGCCGGGTTCAAACGAGGCGTCACCGGAGAGGTTATTATGCGAGGCGCCGATCTTCTCTACTCGTTTCCGGCGTTGCTCGCCGCCATCACGTTGGTCGCCGCCTTCGGCGCTTCGACGCTGACTGCTACGTTAGCCATCGGCATTGCGTCCATCCCTGTCTTTGTCCGAGTTACCCGTTCGACCACCCTCTCGGTGCTTTCGAACGACTACGTACTCGCGGCTCGAGCCTACGGTCGCTCCAACTTTCAGATCGCGCGACGTCATGTTCTGCCAAACATCATGGGAGTCCTTGTCGCACAGATTGCTCTCCTCCTGTCGATCACCATCCTGGCCGTCGCCGCCCTTTCTTACCTTGGCCTTGGAACCCCACCTCCGGCGCCGACGTGGGGCGGCATGCTGGAGAGTGCCCAGAGTTACCTCTACCAGGACCCGCTACTGGCGCTATGGCCGGGACTCGCCATCGCCATCACCGTCTTTGGGCTCAACGCCCTCGGCGATGGGGTTCGCGACCTGCTTGATCCAATGTTGAGAGGACGCTCGTGA